One window of the Dreissena polymorpha isolate Duluth1 chromosome 5, UMN_Dpol_1.0, whole genome shotgun sequence genome contains the following:
- the LOC127831869 gene encoding uncharacterized protein LOC127831869 yields the protein MGKTRKHKEFFQGDSPHGLVKRVMYKKYLQAYIPMTQSDRFTLRTVIIDGFAGAGRYSNEWPNELEKYGSPLIAMMVVLEHVVKKKEESPEQNIDPVPVFGWESSLLTPMEELKSMDKDQRETCVNTQLAKVKLIFIEQDKENYTTLLCHIELLILKFLQRHFPQIKYNVMEREGVTMFSITTQPFSVSIEVQNCSFGDYQPSRSELLDKSVRSLTFVDPFGYTHTPMDHVKKFAPGEGNEIMINFMSRDVNRFAKKQPEKISQLYGLPKFDEVADDYCIGRPNTGELGEFINYVRNNICPGAQEHRSSIQKCVDTYELFLKKKTGSSYSLVFEVRGEGNCIIYHIVYITNHIRGVEVMKSAMTKCSTHEEKMLMSDYDVIRKGNKLTFQKTQNDQAVAEKIFERFKGMKDVVVQYHGNHKYEESPSVKTFVLLETVYCKWKTPLAILQKAGKIIDVLENGKPQKSKNKFPHEDSVTKKPIVTRITFALEACEINNPTKDKRPDTDNKDEKGRKRRKRGQNTSEKANTKTESESKRRKKESFYVDGEINVLRMSEI from the exons ATGGGAAAAACGAGAAAACACAAGGAATTCTTCCAAGGCGACTCGCCTCACGGCTTGGTGAAAAGAGTCATGTACAAGAAATACCTGCAAGCTTACATTCCAATGACGCAGAGTGACCGTTTTACTCTCAGAACTGTTATAATCGATGGTTTCGCTGGAGCTGGAAGGTATTCAAATGAATGGCCTAATGAGTTAGAAAAATACGGCTCGCCTTTGATTGCAATGATGGTAGTTCTGGAACATGTTGTGAAGAAAAAAGAGGAATCACCAGAGCAAAATATCGACCCAGTGCCTGTTTTTGGTTGGGAATCTTCCTTACTTACACCAATGGAAGAACTAAAAAGCATGGACAAAGATCAAAGGGAAACATGCGTTAACACACAACTGGCAAAAGTCAAACTGATTTTTATTGAACAGGATAAAGAAAATTATACAACTTTGTTGTGTCATATTGAACTGCTAATTCTTAAGTTCCTTCAGAGACACTTtccacaaattaaatataatgtcatgGAAAGGGAAGGCGTCACAATGTTTTCAATTACAACACAGCCTTTCTCTGTCTCCATAGAGGTACAAAATTGTTCGTTTGGTGATTACCAGCCATCTAGGAGTGAGTTATTGGACAAATCTGTACGTAGTCTGACTTTTGTAGATCCGTTCGGTTACACACACACTCCGATGGATCACGTGAAAAAGTTTGCACCCGGTGAAGGCAATGAAATTATGATCAACTTCATGAGCAGAGACGTAAACagatttgcaaaaaaacaaccgGAGAAAATAAGTCAACTTTACGGATTGCCTAAGTTTGACGAAGTTGCTGATGACTACTGTATAGGTCGTCCAAACACTGGCGAACTAGGAGAATTCATTAACTACGTTAGAAATAACATTTGTCCTGGGGCTCAAGAACATAGATCTTCAATTCAGAAATGTGTCGACACATATGAACTTTTTCTGAAAAAGAAAACTGGGAGCTCCTACTCTCTTGTTTTCGAAGTGCGCGGTGAGGGGAATTGCATCATATATCATATTGTGTATATAACCAATCACATCAGGGGAGTAGAAGTGATGAAGTCCGCAATGACCAAATGCAGCACGCATGAAGAGAAGATGTTGATGTCTGATTATGACGTTATTCGGAAGGGTAATAAATTGACTTTCCAGAAAACGCAAAATGATCAAGCCGTCGCAGAGAAAATTTTTGAACGATTTAAGGGGATGAAAGATGTAGTTGTGCAATATCACGGTAACCATAAATACGAAGAAAGTCCATCCGTTAAGACATTTGTTTTACTTGAGACAGTTTATTGCAAGTGGAAAACACCACTTGCAATTTTGCAAAAAGCAGGAAAAATTATTGATGTCTTAGAAAACGGAAAACCGCAAAAATCGAAAAATAAATTTCCGCACGAGGACAGTGTCACAAAAAAACCGATAGTCACAAGAATAACGTTTGCCCTAGAG GCATGTGAAATAAACAATCCAACTAAAGACAAACGCCCTGACACCGATAACAAAGATGAAAAGGGGCGAAAAAGACGCAAAAGAGGTCAAAACACGAGCGAAAAAGCGAACACGAAAACAGAGAGTGAAAGCAAAAGGCGAAAGAAAGAAAGCTTTTACGTGGATGGCGAAATTAATGTACTACGAATGTCGGAAATATAA